In Natrinema sp. SYSU A 869, the following proteins share a genomic window:
- a CDS encoding CoA transferase, with amino-acid sequence MLDGVKVLSTSVYLAGPFATRMLADLGADVIKVEHVDKGDQYRYLGHSYDEGTPDDLTYRFMQYNRGKESIGLDLKSERGKEIFKSLSEESDILLENLRPKQMQKFGLGYETISALNEDIVYCSLSGYGETGPYSDRGGVDTLIQAMSGVVHQNSADADQPSLTGIYIADITGSMYATISVLAGLVSRYNGHGGTHIDLSLMDGLVSLLNHEAAQYSSEGSAPPEIKSSLVPQGVYETEDGAVALNVLDQHWTAFCDILGFDDWIESGELDDPWARQESKERVDSRVQSVMKTRPTDAWLDELLEADILAAPVKTVDEAFANESIQHRDIVREVSDEAIGSYTELDFPALFSNYTTTSDDVPRFGEHTPSILAELGYSEDEIAELYVDGVVSDYTET; translated from the coding sequence ATGCTAGATGGTGTAAAAGTACTCAGTACCAGTGTCTACCTTGCCGGCCCATTCGCAACTCGCATGCTCGCCGACCTCGGTGCAGACGTTATCAAGGTCGAACATGTCGATAAGGGTGACCAATATCGCTATCTGGGGCATTCCTACGACGAGGGGACACCCGACGATCTCACATACAGATTCATGCAGTACAATCGCGGGAAAGAGAGCATCGGACTGGACCTGAAATCGGAGCGGGGCAAGGAAATATTCAAGTCGCTCTCTGAGGAGAGCGACATCCTTCTCGAGAACCTCCGGCCGAAACAGATGCAGAAGTTCGGACTCGGCTACGAGACGATCAGCGCACTGAACGAGGACATCGTGTACTGTTCGCTGTCCGGGTACGGTGAGACGGGACCGTACAGCGATCGGGGCGGAGTCGACACGCTCATCCAAGCGATGAGCGGTGTCGTCCATCAGAACAGTGCCGACGCCGACCAACCCAGCCTGACCGGCATCTACATCGCCGACATTACGGGAAGTATGTACGCGACGATCTCGGTCCTGGCCGGATTGGTATCGAGATACAACGGGCACGGCGGCACGCACATCGATCTCTCGCTGATGGACGGGCTCGTCTCGCTTCTCAACCACGAGGCCGCCCAGTACTCTTCCGAGGGGAGTGCACCGCCGGAGATCAAGTCGAGCCTCGTCCCACAGGGAGTCTACGAGACCGAGGACGGTGCCGTCGCGTTGAACGTCCTCGACCAGCACTGGACCGCGTTCTGTGACATCCTCGGATTCGACGACTGGATCGAGTCCGGCGAACTCGACGATCCGTGGGCTCGCCAGGAGTCGAAGGAGCGGGTCGATAGCCGAGTCCAGTCTGTGATGAAGACTCGCCCGACGGACGCGTGGCTCGATGAGTTGCTAGAAGCAGACATTCTCGCTGCCCCGGTCAAAACGGTCGACGAGGCCTTTGCGAACGAGTCGATCCAACACCGCGATATCGTCCGAGAGGTTTCCGATGAGGCGATTGGGTCCTACACAGAACTCGACTTCCCGGCCCTCTTCTCGAACTACACGACCACTAGCGATGACGTCCCGCGGTTCGGAGAACATACGCCGTCGATTCTCGCCGAGTTGGGATACTCCGAAGACGAGATCGCAGAGCTGTACGTCGACGGCGTCGTCAGCGACTACACAGAAACCTGA
- a CDS encoding enoyl-CoA hydratase/isomerase family protein gives MVETDVESVTVTEDEDVLVIELDRPDKRNALNVELITSLRDLLSELNDDPQHGILLTGNGSVTTAGADTAIVGGDDERRKRELIEGINEVYEQLEAYPRPTVMAAKGGAVGAGFQLAMVCDFTVAGEETKLLKPEIKYGVTSGYSTAMLETAVGGNIAREIALKGDAIQPERALEWGIVSDVVPEANVEDRARKLLDQLVDYDPSAYAKTKEVLRSGIERDEFENYP, from the coding sequence ATGGTTGAGACTGATGTCGAATCAGTGACCGTAACGGAAGACGAGGACGTCCTCGTCATCGAACTCGATAGACCGGACAAACGAAATGCGCTGAACGTCGAACTGATCACTTCGCTGCGTGACCTCCTGTCCGAACTGAACGACGATCCGCAGCACGGAATTCTGCTGACGGGCAACGGATCCGTAACGACTGCCGGAGCGGATACAGCGATTGTCGGCGGAGACGACGAGAGACGGAAACGGGAGCTGATAGAGGGTATAAACGAAGTATACGAGCAGCTGGAGGCTTACCCCAGACCGACGGTCATGGCCGCCAAAGGCGGCGCAGTCGGCGCGGGATTTCAACTGGCGATGGTGTGCGATTTCACCGTCGCCGGCGAGGAGACGAAACTTCTCAAACCGGAAATCAAGTACGGAGTGACGTCCGGCTATTCGACAGCGATGTTAGAGACAGCGGTCGGCGGAAACATCGCTCGAGAGATCGCGCTCAAAGGCGACGCCATCCAGCCCGAACGGGCCCTCGAGTGGGGTATCGTCTCGGACGTCGTCCCGGAAGCGAACGTCGAAGATCGGGCGAGGAAGCTGCTCGACCAGCTGGTCGACTACGACCCGTCGGCGTACGCGAAGACGAAAGAAGTGCTTCGATCCGGGATCGAGCGCGACGAATTCGAGAACTACCCGTAG
- a CDS encoding acyl-CoA dehydrogenase family protein, translated as MIGKDTTLSDGEQQYLSDAIDTLENEILVGRLGSDHFEDLDNNEESRGDWAEYMRRMGEHDFLGIAIPESEDGPGGTFVETVLAEQSIGYAGTIVHACQASLTQHIGHTLYNHGNEHLREAYLEPMLDGELIVSQAYTEPSSGTDLARVDTTAEKVGDEWILDGQKRFIDFAKYGDLYFLPARTSGEDGDREGISLFVIDGDADGIQLVDDQSDWHGFRGTGAAWMTFDNVHVPEENIVGEEGSAWPYMTNELNLEHLTVARYCLGASQKALEVAADYTSNREVNERPISEYQGVNHKVAEMATKLDAAYLLNTRAARMLDEDGISAGRMEGAMAKWYGNDLAHEIADTCIQIMGGIATTDKYPIERTQRDVRAGRFLGGASEVMKSVVQHYAYKVLASDDFNSDYVGNELDEVPWSDEDPPSKLAPTDN; from the coding sequence ATGATAGGGAAAGATACGACTCTCTCGGACGGTGAACAACAGTACCTCTCGGACGCTATCGATACGCTCGAGAACGAGATCCTCGTCGGTCGGCTCGGCTCCGATCACTTCGAGGATCTCGACAATAACGAGGAGTCCCGTGGAGACTGGGCCGAGTACATGCGCCGGATGGGGGAGCACGATTTCCTCGGTATCGCAATCCCCGAATCCGAGGACGGCCCCGGCGGGACGTTCGTCGAAACGGTGCTGGCCGAACAGTCGATCGGATACGCCGGGACGATCGTCCACGCCTGTCAAGCGTCGCTGACCCAACACATCGGCCACACGCTGTACAACCACGGGAACGAACATCTCAGGGAGGCGTACCTCGAACCGATGCTCGACGGCGAACTGATCGTTTCGCAGGCGTACACGGAACCGTCGAGCGGAACTGATCTCGCACGCGTGGATACGACGGCTGAGAAGGTGGGCGACGAGTGGATCCTCGATGGTCAGAAGCGATTTATCGATTTCGCGAAGTACGGTGACCTCTACTTCCTGCCCGCTCGGACGAGTGGCGAAGACGGCGACCGCGAAGGGATTTCACTGTTCGTCATCGACGGCGACGCCGATGGCATCCAGCTTGTCGACGATCAGTCCGACTGGCACGGCTTCCGGGGGACGGGCGCAGCGTGGATGACGTTCGATAACGTCCACGTCCCCGAGGAGAACATAGTGGGAGAGGAAGGGAGTGCTTGGCCGTACATGACCAACGAACTCAACCTCGAACACCTTACCGTCGCCCGTTACTGTCTCGGTGCGAGTCAGAAGGCCCTCGAAGTCGCTGCGGACTACACCAGCAACCGCGAAGTCAACGAACGCCCCATTTCGGAGTACCAGGGAGTCAACCACAAGGTCGCTGAGATGGCAACGAAGCTCGATGCCGCGTACCTACTCAATACCCGGGCAGCGCGCATGCTCGATGAAGATGGTATTTCGGCCGGACGGATGGAGGGGGCGATGGCTAAGTGGTATGGAAACGACTTGGCCCACGAAATCGCTGACACCTGCATTCAGATCATGGGCGGGATCGCGACGACGGACAAGTATCCGATCGAACGGACCCAGCGCGACGTCCGGGCCGGCCGATTCCTCGGCGGTGCGAGTGAGGTGATGAAAAGTGTCGTCCAGCATTATGCGTACAAAGTGCTCGCGAGCGATGATTTCAACTCGGACTACGTCGGCAACGAACTCGACGAGGTACCGTGGAGCGACGAGGATCCGCCATCGAAACTCGCGCCGACTGATAACTGA
- a CDS encoding mandelate racemase/muconate lactonizing enzyme family protein, whose product MEITSIEPRIVSIPPDGEGVVEDGHFWNKTNWIFIEVETDEGIVGLGECNWTLFRARTTVQALEDLERFAIGMNPFHVEKLRQRMYNDYHFLHVPGPVQAMVIGAIEMACWDIMGKVAGQPVYNLLGGKVNDRIRSYTYIHYKWQPPAPPEEAAEAARHYVDQGFTAIKLDPVRPIDGPRDVRYDELEYAESAVEAVREEIGDEADILIGTHGQLPTNIARRLAARLEPYDPLWFEEPVPPENFGELQKVASSTTIPVATGERLLTVHQMSQAVENGVRIVQPNVGLTGILEARKMAAIAQANYAQMAPWMFAGPIAGAASIQLCACTPNYLMQESLESWGGFHNRILKDGIEWEDGDLIPPEKPGLGVELDESAFESYANTYRPEPDQYVHREGTD is encoded by the coding sequence ATGGAGATAACTAGCATCGAGCCGCGTATAGTGTCGATTCCACCGGACGGTGAGGGTGTAGTCGAGGACGGACACTTCTGGAACAAGACGAACTGGATATTTATCGAGGTCGAGACGGACGAAGGGATCGTCGGACTGGGCGAATGCAACTGGACACTATTCCGGGCCAGAACCACAGTACAGGCGCTAGAGGACCTGGAGCGATTTGCCATCGGAATGAATCCCTTCCACGTAGAGAAGTTACGCCAGCGTATGTACAACGATTACCACTTCCTCCACGTTCCCGGTCCTGTTCAAGCGATGGTCATTGGTGCGATAGAGATGGCCTGTTGGGATATCATGGGCAAAGTGGCGGGACAACCGGTATACAATCTTCTGGGCGGGAAGGTCAACGATCGGATCCGGTCATACACGTACATCCACTACAAATGGCAACCACCTGCGCCGCCAGAGGAGGCAGCCGAGGCAGCCCGGCACTACGTCGACCAGGGTTTCACTGCCATCAAGCTCGATCCCGTCCGGCCGATCGACGGCCCCAGAGACGTTCGGTACGACGAACTCGAGTACGCAGAGTCGGCGGTCGAAGCCGTCCGTGAAGAGATCGGTGACGAAGCGGACATTCTGATTGGGACACACGGACAGTTGCCCACGAATATCGCCCGCCGGCTCGCTGCTCGTCTCGAACCGTACGATCCACTGTGGTTCGAGGAACCGGTTCCGCCGGAAAACTTCGGCGAACTGCAGAAGGTCGCATCGTCGACGACCATTCCTGTCGCGACGGGCGAGCGACTGTTGACCGTCCACCAGATGTCCCAGGCTGTCGAGAACGGCGTTCGAATCGTGCAACCGAACGTGGGGCTCACGGGGATACTCGAAGCTCGGAAAATGGCCGCGATCGCGCAAGCCAACTACGCGCAGATGGCTCCATGGATGTTTGCCGGCCCGATCGCGGGTGCGGCAAGCATCCAGTTGTGTGCGTGTACGCCGAACTATCTCATGCAGGAGAGCCTCGAGTCGTGGGGCGGATTCCATAACCGGATCCTGAAAGACGGTATCGAGTGGGAAGATGGTGATCTGATCCCACCGGAGAAGCCGGGACTCGGAGTCGAACTCGACGAGTCGGCCTTCGAGTCCTACGCCAATACGTACCGCCCGGAGCCCGATCAGTACGTTCACCGCGAAGGTACCGACTGA